From the genome of Pseudomonadota bacterium, one region includes:
- the pspA gene encoding phage shock protein PspA gives MGIFTRFTDIVNSNINSILDKAEDPEKLVRLMIQEMEDTLVEVRSAAARSIADKKQLNRKLSALETAEKDWHNKAELAISKGRDDLAKAALAEKNRVSASVETLKADYDHIEDGLSQLNDDIARLEEKLADAKNRQKALLMRHNTTSSRLNVRRQIHENKIDDALVRFEQFERKMEGMEGRIEAYDMGLKKDLQREFSSLENADSVEAEFEALKAKMNGGE, from the coding sequence ATGGGTATTTTCACCAGATTTACTGACATCGTTAATTCCAACATCAATTCGATATTGGATAAGGCCGAAGACCCGGAAAAGTTGGTTCGGCTCATGATTCAGGAGATGGAAGACACGCTTGTCGAAGTGCGCTCTGCGGCCGCCCGCTCGATCGCGGACAAGAAGCAGCTCAATCGCAAACTCAGTGCGCTCGAGACGGCTGAAAAGGACTGGCACAACAAAGCAGAGCTGGCGATTAGCAAAGGTCGTGATGATCTTGCCAAAGCGGCGCTAGCGGAGAAGAACCGTGTGAGCGCTTCGGTCGAAACATTGAAAGCCGACTACGATCATATTGAAGATGGTTTGTCACAACTCAATGATGACATCGCGCGACTCGAGGAAAAACTAGCCGATGCTAAGAATCGTCAGAAAGCGCTGTTGATGCGCCACAACACGACGTCATCGCGCTTAAACGTGCGCCGACAGATTCATGAAAACAAAATCGACGATGCGCTGGTTCGATTCGAGCAGTTTGAGCGTAAAATGGAAGGCATGGAAGGACGAATTGAAGCCTATGACATGGGTCTGAAAAAAGATCTGCAGCGCGAATTTTCGTCACTTGAAAATGCCGACAGCGTAGAAGCCGAGTTTGAAGCGCTTAAAGCGAAGATGAACGGCGGCGAGTAA